A region from the Geotrypetes seraphini chromosome 10, aGeoSer1.1, whole genome shotgun sequence genome encodes:
- the TMEM220 gene encoding transmembrane protein 220 isoform X4 encodes MWIVLYSVPSLLTLLVGLHPDITGNFLWKILSDLHVLACCLGATCLGWFLVSHKKGHVIQEEEGRELSGLVIIILWMILCRSSEKSAIDGVRLAIALCISALPFMIWLYIYLNTEMRALWPEHCKTVI; translated from the exons GTGCTGTATTCTGTTCCGTCACTTCTGACGTTACTGGTGGGTTTGCATCCTGACATCACAG GTAATTTTCTTTGGAAAATCTTGTCTGATCTGCACGTTTTGGCCTGCTGTTTGGGTGCCACTTGCCTTGGATGGTTCCTGGTCTCTCACAAAAAGGGTCATGTTATACAAGAAGAGGAAGGCAG GGAGTTGTCTGGACTGGTCATTATCATTCTATGGATGATACTTTGCCGCAGTTCTGAAAA GAGTGCTATTGATGGAGTTCGATTGGCTATTGCTTTGTGTATATCAGCCCTTCCGTTCATGATTTGGCTGTATATCTATTTGAACACAGAGATGCGAGCCTTGTGGCCAGAACACTGCAAAACTGTAATCTAA
- the ADPRM gene encoding manganese-dependent ADP-ribose/CDP-alcohol diphosphatase isoform X1 codes for MPAKKETLCRRRRRSRIRFLEIFCRIMEQKVEEEAESLDSYFTFGIIADIQYADIENGQNYAKTKMRYYRNSLQLLQSAIEEWKKEVCCPSFVIQLGDIIDGFNFQHKTSKISLKKVLQEIGKIEVPFHHIWGNHEFYNFDRLFLTNSELNTTYLEDKTIQVSSSAGIGSPEDVDPQQFYAYHFSPFSKFRFILIDAYDLSILGRDLSSRKYKESLKLLRKNNPNENLNSPTGLAEKQFVQFNGGFSWEQLHWLQRVLTFSDENKEKVVVIGHLPLHPDAADPVCLAWNYKDALAVLQSHKCVVCYLAGHEHDGGYCLDSYGIHHVTLEGIIETPPNSHAFATVYVYDDRMVLHGRGRVSSRVMHYRKDSKV; via the exons ATTCTTGGAGATATTTTGTCGAATTATGGAGCAGAAGGTGGAAGAAGAAGCAGAGAGTTTGGATTCATATTTTACATTTGGCATTATAGCTGATATTCAGTATGCAGATATTGAGAATGGCCAGAATTATGCTAAGACAAAAATGAGGTACTACAGGAACAGTCTGCAGCTTCTTCAGAGTGCCATAGAAGAATGGAAGAAAGAAGTTTGTTGTCCTAGTTTTGTAATTCAGCTTGGAGACATTATTGATGGGTTTAATTTTCAGCACAAAACATCAAAGATCTCATTAAAGAAAGTTCtgcaagaaattggaaaaattgaagTGCCTTTCCACCACATTTGGGGAAACCATGAGTTTTACAACTTTGATAGACTTTTCTTGACTAACTCTGAACTTAATACAACTTATTTAGAAGATAAAACAATACAGGTTTCTTCAAGTGCTGGCATCGGTAGTCCTGAAGATGTTGATCCGCAGCAATTTTATGCTTATCATTTTAGTCCTTTCTCTAAATTTCGGTTCATTTTGATTGATGCCTATGATTTAAGCATTCTTGGAAGAGACCTAAGCAGTAGGAAGTATAAGGAATCTCTGAAGCTGCTgagaaagaataatccaaatgaAAATCTGAATAGCCCTACAG GACTAGCAGAGAAGCAGTTTGTACAATTTAATGGAGGATTTAGCTGGGAACAGTTGCACTGGTTACAGAGAGTTCTTACTTTTTCTGATGAGAACAAAGAAAAGGTGGTTGTTATTG gaCACCTTCCTCTTCACCCTGATGCCGCAGACCCTGTTTGCCTTGCTTGGAATTACAAAGATGCCCTGGCAGTATTACAATCCCATAAATGTGTGGTGTGCTACCTAGCAGGACATGAACATGATGGGGGATATTGCTTGGACTCTTATGGCATACACCATGTCACCTTGGAAGGAATTATTGAGACCCCACCTAACAGTCATGCCTTTGCAACTGTGTACGTTTATGATGACAGAATGGTTTTGCATGGGAGGGGTAGAGTTTCCAGTCGCGTCATGCACTACAGAAAAGATTCCAAGGTGTGA
- the ADPRM gene encoding manganese-dependent ADP-ribose/CDP-alcohol diphosphatase isoform X2 codes for MEQKVEEEAESLDSYFTFGIIADIQYADIENGQNYAKTKMRYYRNSLQLLQSAIEEWKKEVCCPSFVIQLGDIIDGFNFQHKTSKISLKKVLQEIGKIEVPFHHIWGNHEFYNFDRLFLTNSELNTTYLEDKTIQVSSSAGIGSPEDVDPQQFYAYHFSPFSKFRFILIDAYDLSILGRDLSSRKYKESLKLLRKNNPNENLNSPTGLAEKQFVQFNGGFSWEQLHWLQRVLTFSDENKEKVVVIGHLPLHPDAADPVCLAWNYKDALAVLQSHKCVVCYLAGHEHDGGYCLDSYGIHHVTLEGIIETPPNSHAFATVYVYDDRMVLHGRGRVSSRVMHYRKDSKV; via the exons ATGGAGCAGAAGGTGGAAGAAGAAGCAGAGAGTTTGGATTCATATTTTACATTTGGCATTATAGCTGATATTCAGTATGCAGATATTGAGAATGGCCAGAATTATGCTAAGACAAAAATGAGGTACTACAGGAACAGTCTGCAGCTTCTTCAGAGTGCCATAGAAGAATGGAAGAAAGAAGTTTGTTGTCCTAGTTTTGTAATTCAGCTTGGAGACATTATTGATGGGTTTAATTTTCAGCACAAAACATCAAAGATCTCATTAAAGAAAGTTCtgcaagaaattggaaaaattgaagTGCCTTTCCACCACATTTGGGGAAACCATGAGTTTTACAACTTTGATAGACTTTTCTTGACTAACTCTGAACTTAATACAACTTATTTAGAAGATAAAACAATACAGGTTTCTTCAAGTGCTGGCATCGGTAGTCCTGAAGATGTTGATCCGCAGCAATTTTATGCTTATCATTTTAGTCCTTTCTCTAAATTTCGGTTCATTTTGATTGATGCCTATGATTTAAGCATTCTTGGAAGAGACCTAAGCAGTAGGAAGTATAAGGAATCTCTGAAGCTGCTgagaaagaataatccaaatgaAAATCTGAATAGCCCTACAG GACTAGCAGAGAAGCAGTTTGTACAATTTAATGGAGGATTTAGCTGGGAACAGTTGCACTGGTTACAGAGAGTTCTTACTTTTTCTGATGAGAACAAAGAAAAGGTGGTTGTTATTG gaCACCTTCCTCTTCACCCTGATGCCGCAGACCCTGTTTGCCTTGCTTGGAATTACAAAGATGCCCTGGCAGTATTACAATCCCATAAATGTGTGGTGTGCTACCTAGCAGGACATGAACATGATGGGGGATATTGCTTGGACTCTTATGGCATACACCATGTCACCTTGGAAGGAATTATTGAGACCCCACCTAACAGTCATGCCTTTGCAACTGTGTACGTTTATGATGACAGAATGGTTTTGCATGGGAGGGGTAGAGTTTCCAGTCGCGTCATGCACTACAGAAAAGATTCCAAGGTGTGA